The Hyphomonas sediminis genome contains the following window.
AACACATAGGCGCCCAGCGCCTCGTTCAGCGCGTCGAGCACGGCGGAAACGCGCAATTCCTTGGTGCCATCGATGTCGGCGGCAAACTGCTGCCAGAACTCGCGCAGGAAAGCTTTCCAGTCGAGCTTGCCGTCAGAGATCACGTCCAGCTTTTCTTCGAGGCCCGCCGTGAAGTCATACTCCACATAGCGGCTGAAGAAGTTCTCGAGGAACGCGGTCACGAGCCGGCCCTTGTCCTCGGGGATCAGCGCCTTGCCCTCGATGCGCACATAGCCGCGGTCTTCCAGCGTGGAGAGCGTGGAGGCATAGGTCGACGGGCGCCCGATGCCGAGCTCTTCCAGCCGCTTGACCAGCGATGCCTCGGTATAGCGCGGCGGCGGCGTGGTGAAGCTCTGGGTGGCGTCCGCTTTCAGAAGGTCGGCATGCTGACCTTCGGCCATCTTCGGCAGGCGGCCTTCGGCGTCGTCGTCATCGTCGCCCGCGTCATGGCCTTCGGTGTAGAGCTTGATGTAGCCATCAAACACCAGCACCTGGCCCGTCGCGCGCAGCATGGCGCGCTTGTCCCTGGAGGCAAGGTCGATGGTCGTGCGCTCGAACAGCGCGGTTTCCATCTGCGAAGCCACCGCTCGGCGCCACACCAGCGTGTAGAGCTTCTTCAGGTCGCCATCGCCGTGATAGTCTTCCGGGCGCAGGTTGAAGTCGGTCGGGCGGATCGCCTCGTGGGCTTCCTGCGCGTTCTTCGCCTTGGAGGAATAGCGGCGCGTGTTTTCCGGCAGGTAGCGCGCGCCATAGTTCGACTGGATCATGGCGCGGGCTGCCGCATAGGCTTCCTCGGCCATGTTCACGCCGTCGGTCCGCATATAGGTGATGCGGCCTTCCTCATAGAGCTTCTGGGCGGCCTGCATGGTGCGCTTGGCCGAGAAGCCGAGCTTGCGGCTGGCTTCCTGCTGCAGCGTCGAGGTGATGAACGGCGGGGGCGGGTTGCGCTTGACCGGCTTGGCCTCGACCGAGGCGACCGAATAGCCACCCGCCTTGACGATCTCCAGCGCGCGGTCAGCGTCGCCCTTGTTGCCGAGGGTGAACTTCTTCAGCACGTCGCCGTCGAGCGAATAGAGTCGCGCTTCGAAGTGCGAGCCGTCGGGCGCGCGCATTTCGGCGGCGATGTTCCAGTATTCCTGCGGACGGAAGCTCTCGATCTCGTTCTCGCGGTCGCACACGATGCGCAGCGCCACGGACTGCACCCGGCCTGCCGAGCGCGAGCCCGGCAGCTTGCGCCACAGGACGGGGGAAAGGTTGAAACCCACCAGATAGTCCAGCGCCCGGCGGGCGAGGTAGGCATCCACCAGCTCCACGTCGATGCCGCGCGGATGCTCCATGGCCTGCGTCACGGCATTCTTGGTGATGGCGTTGAACACCACGCGCTCGACGGCGAGGTCTTTCTTGAGCGCCCGGCGCTTTTTCAGCGCCTCGATCAGGTGCCAGCTGATGGCCTCACCCTCGCGATCAGGGTCGGTCGCCAGGATCAGCGTGTCGGCGTCCTTGAGGGCGCTGGCGATGTCGGAAATGCGCTTGGCCGACTTTGAATCGGCCTCCCAGACCATTTCGAAGTCGTTATCTGGGTCAACAGAGCCGTTTTTCGAGGGCAGATCCCGGATATGCCCGTAGGAAGCGAGGACTTTATAGTCCTTGCCGAGGTACTTGTTGATCGTTTTTGCCTTCGCGGGCGACTCGACGACGACAAGTTTCATGGGGGCTCCACCTATTCAAGGGCGGCAGAAATGGTCTGTGAGGGGTCGCTATGTCAAGGCCGGGCTGGATCAGCCGTCTTCCCGGTAGGCGATGAAGGCCAGGCTGACGAACAGCACGAACAGGGG
Protein-coding sequences here:
- the topA gene encoding type I DNA topoisomerase, with the translated sequence MKLVVVESPAKAKTINKYLGKDYKVLASYGHIRDLPSKNGSVDPDNDFEMVWEADSKSAKRISDIASALKDADTLILATDPDREGEAISWHLIEALKKRRALKKDLAVERVVFNAITKNAVTQAMEHPRGIDVELVDAYLARRALDYLVGFNLSPVLWRKLPGSRSAGRVQSVALRIVCDRENEIESFRPQEYWNIAAEMRAPDGSHFEARLYSLDGDVLKKFTLGNKGDADRALEIVKAGGYSVASVEAKPVKRNPPPPFITSTLQQEASRKLGFSAKRTMQAAQKLYEEGRITYMRTDGVNMAEEAYAAARAMIQSNYGARYLPENTRRYSSKAKNAQEAHEAIRPTDFNLRPEDYHGDGDLKKLYTLVWRRAVASQMETALFERTTIDLASRDKRAMLRATGQVLVFDGYIKLYTEGHDAGDDDDDAEGRLPKMAEGQHADLLKADATQSFTTPPPRYTEASLVKRLEELGIGRPSTYASTLSTLEDRGYVRIEGKALIPEDKGRLVTAFLENFFSRYVEYDFTAGLEEKLDVISDGKLDWKAFLREFWQQFAADIDGTKELRVSAVLDALNEALGAYVFPRQDADGNPIENPRLCPLCKEGELSMKLGKFGAFVGCSRHPECKYTRQFSSDGGEAAAINPDGNELGVHPDTGETIFLKTGRFGPYVEMANGEKPKRASLTKADKEKLDSFTLERAVELLMLPREVGPHPEDGEMILANFGRFGPYVQHGKTYANLKDPQDVFTIGLNHAVTLIADKKARGAARGGAAALKSLGDHPDGGAIEVFEGRYGPYVKWGKVNATLPKDVTPDVVTLEQAIELVNAKGGSAKKKAPAKKAAAKKPAAKKAAPKKAAAKKKAAEE